In Listeria cossartiae subsp. cossartiae, one genomic interval encodes:
- a CDS encoding DMT family transporter has translation MTKRSSKSLLLFMAMGLVSGLLSPIQTSINSQLRLTVGSPFVASFISFLVGTTLLTLVCLIVERRLTFQLKGVGRIPWWVFTGGALGVLFVTSNILLLPLLGSAMTVVLALCGQMIIALIIDHFGFFGVIPHPINRYRMIGVLLMLVGVFLIQRF, from the coding sequence ATGACAAAAAGATCATCCAAATCATTATTACTATTTATGGCAATGGGACTTGTTTCTGGACTACTTTCCCCGATTCAAACGTCGATTAATAGCCAACTTAGGCTAACTGTCGGTTCTCCTTTTGTGGCATCATTTATTTCCTTTTTAGTTGGGACGACTTTGCTTACACTTGTTTGTTTAATTGTCGAGCGTCGGTTGACTTTTCAGCTAAAAGGGGTCGGGCGAATTCCTTGGTGGGTATTCACTGGCGGTGCGCTTGGAGTATTATTTGTAACTTCAAACATTTTACTTTTACCATTGCTTGGCTCGGCCATGACGGTTGTTTTAGCACTTTGTGGGCAAATGATTATTGCGCTAATTATTGATCACTTTGGCTTTTTCGGGGTTATTCCTCATCCGATTAACCGTTACCGAATGATTGGTGTGTTATTAATGCTCGTTGGTGTATTTTTAATTCAACGCTTTTAA
- a CDS encoding DMT family transporter: MIILFIVSGLLAGMVLPVQTAINTRLSTYTKSPFLASWVSFMVGTTVLLIVCLFTQKSWPISSEMIASNPWYIWVGGGTLGVIFLTANILLLPRLGSALLVMITVCGQMIMAIVIDNFGLFQVPMHEINIERLLGVILMFGGIYLMQRF, from the coding sequence TTGATTATATTATTTATTGTATCAGGTCTATTGGCTGGGATGGTATTACCAGTGCAAACGGCCATCAATACACGACTTAGTACATATACGAAATCCCCGTTTTTAGCTTCGTGGGTTTCTTTTATGGTTGGGACGACAGTTTTACTTATCGTTTGCTTGTTTACGCAAAAATCATGGCCAATATCATCAGAAATGATTGCCTCAAATCCTTGGTATATCTGGGTTGGCGGTGGAACTTTAGGTGTTATATTCTTAACAGCTAATATTTTACTTTTGCCGCGACTTGGTTCTGCCCTGCTTGTGATGATTACAGTTTGTGGACAAATGATTATGGCTATTGTAATTGATAACTTTGGTTTATTTCAAGTACCAATGCATGAAATTAATATCGAGCGTTTACTTGGCGTTATTTTAATGTTCGGCGGCATTTACTTGATGCAACGCTTTTAA
- a CDS encoding AAA family ATPase has protein sequence MKIRIIGSVGSGKTTLAKKLSEWQQIDYFETDRIVWKREATEVRRTDSEKAAVLTNILQNKNWIIEGVHLEDWATESFIQADAIIFLDLPKKQIRAQLIKRQIKQLLRLETAHYPIRLKMLKKMFYWDELFEKRTKPLITTKIAQNPEKWLIIKETPDIEAIQKSLVQIKSATNKSV, from the coding sequence ATGAAAATTCGTATTATCGGATCAGTCGGAAGCGGCAAAACCACTTTAGCGAAAAAACTTTCCGAATGGCAACAAATCGACTATTTTGAAACGGACCGCATCGTCTGGAAACGAGAAGCAACCGAAGTAAGACGAACCGATTCCGAAAAAGCAGCCGTATTAACCAACATCCTCCAAAATAAAAACTGGATTATCGAAGGCGTCCACCTCGAAGATTGGGCGACCGAAAGCTTTATCCAAGCGGACGCCATTATTTTCCTAGATTTACCTAAAAAACAAATCCGCGCTCAACTAATCAAACGCCAAATCAAACAATTACTACGACTAGAAACCGCACATTATCCCATCCGTTTAAAAATGCTAAAGAAAATGTTTTACTGGGACGAGTTATTTGAAAAACGAACCAAACCACTAATTACCACGAAAATCGCGCAAAATCCCGAAAAATGGCTAATCATCAAAGAAACACCTGATATCGAAGCTATTCAAAAAAGCTTAGTACAAATTAAATCTGCAACAAATAAATCTGTCTAA